TTTTGGTGAGGATCAGTAAgcaacaggaagaagaaaatgttACCACCAATGTTTTGGGTCAGCTTCCACACAAAGGTGTGCCGTACGTCCTTTAACATGATATAACGTGTGCTCCTCAGTATCACATACATTTACCACGTGGTGgtctaattattattatttttaaatagggCAACAAAGTTTCCAGAAACTCAAACCCGCCCACCTTTAACTCAGCCTTGAAGCAATGAGGACATTTCTGGCTTAACCTTTAGCGCCCCCTTCAGGAACCGCGTGTTTATTGTCCTCTCCGGGTTACTGTGGTGACGTAAGtctgaaaaataaactaaaaagaagctaaaagcatcaaattaaaactaaattatgaaattaaaaatgacagaaaccAAGAACGGAGATATCCCGCATGCAAGTCTGTTTATGTAATATGGACGTGAAGCTCGTGTGCAGGGTCActtttatgtattatttttagaaatgtttttattcgGAGCATGTCAGGGGTCAGGGGTCAGGGTGTGCGGTGATTAGTGAAGATGCTGCGGCTCCCGGGTTTTTACACCGGGCTGTGAGCAGCGACTTGTTCTACCAAAGACACACCCagctggacccccccccccccccccccttatagTCGGTGGGCCAGACTAGAGGAGCCCCCCCTCATGCACCTTTAAAGGATATGTGAGTGTATGCACAGGCGAAACGCGGCCACTACCGATCACTATGGCTTCCACCCCCTCGGCCTCTGCCCTGTCCGCTGTTCTCCGGTGTCGGCGGAATATCTGGACGAGGAATCCGCCGACCAAGCGGCCTTCCGCCTCGGTGTACACCCTCGGACTGGCCGGCGGGACGCTGCGCGACTCTCCGGCTGAGCGCGGCGCCTCGAACCAGACGTCAGCGTGGGAGGCTGTTCCCCAGGGGGAGAGTGTGGTAGTGATGGTGGGTGGGAGACTAACGGTTTCGTACAGGTCGGACAGAGAGGGGGGCAAAGTTTCCAGAGAAAACAGTAAATTACGTTACCCCAAACTTTGGCAGCCTCCCGGGGACGCGCGCTCTGCTGCGGCTGCTGCCCAGCGGGAGCGGCCGGGCAGACTGCCTGAAAGAGACGCAGGCTCCAAAATAATGCACATGATTAAATACCAAAGATATTCTGTACACGTCCGTAAAACTGCCCGTGTTAAAGACGCGAGTGAATTCCCCGCGGGGATCCTGAAGCTGTCCGTGACATCCTGTCCGTGTATCACTGAAAATGCGGGACAAATCCCGTCCTTCGTGTCAACGGGCTGGTCAGCACTGAAGAGCATGTGTTTATCTCTGACTGCGTCCACAATCCTGTTTTTGAATTTGAGCGAGCTGTGCCGCTCCAGCAGCCAAGGAAAGGAGGAACGCTCCAGGAGCCATGGCCTGCAGGTGAGGGTCGCTCTGAAACAGAGTGCATCGCTGATGTTAATGTGACTGTATGAAAACATGTCACACGTTCTGTTTCAGGCGCACAAACAGACCTCCTCCAAGAACTCCAGAAAGAAAGGACTGACCGAGGGTCCGAGGCCGCAGCACCAAAAATAGGCCCTTTATtgacttttgccacatttgGACTTCAGCCTGCTGACAGAAACAACcagctgctttttattttctttgccaaAGAAAAAGTACAAA
This window of the Archocentrus centrarchus isolate MPI-CPG fArcCen1 chromosome 16, fArcCen1, whole genome shotgun sequence genome carries:
- the LOC115794913 gene encoding uncharacterized protein LOC115794913, yielding MASTPSASALSAVLRCRRNIWTRNPPTKRPSASVYTLGLAGGTLRDSPAERGASNQTSAWEAVPQGESVVVMVGGRLTVSYRSDREGGKVSRENSKLRYPKLWQPPGDARSAAAAAQRERPGRLPERDAGSKIMHMIKYQRYSVHVRKTARVKDASEFPAGILKLSVTSCPCITENAGQIPSFVSTGWSALKSMCLSLTASTILFLNLSELCRSSSQGKEERSRSHGLQAHKQTSSKNSRKKGLTEGPRPQHQK